Proteins encoded in a region of the Candidatus Binatia bacterium genome:
- the gshB gene encoding glutathione synthase, with product MSSPKLRIGFVMDPLDGIDTERDTTFVFLEEAGARNHECLYIRPESLSIRNGTPEAKVREVSVRRKVGDHFTLGEERPAALEELDVVLLRKDPPFDMEFFFDTHVASMADSGKVLVLNDPRGLRDANEKLYALHFPDVIPENLVSADMELLKEFLVDLGGEMIVKPLDGCGGTGIFHVKSGDRNVNAILEASTDTGRTRVMAQRYLPEVRQGDKRIILIDGEPLGGVLRVPGEAETRSNFHVGGSAAKSPLTERDREICAAVAPKLKEDGLVFVGLDVIGDYLTEVNVTSPTGVQEINALDGVKLEANMLDWIERHAPGR from the coding sequence ATGAGCAGCCCCAAGCTTCGCATCGGTTTCGTGATGGACCCGCTGGACGGGATCGACACCGAAAGGGACACGACGTTCGTCTTCCTCGAGGAGGCCGGCGCCCGAAACCACGAGTGCCTGTACATCCGCCCAGAGAGCCTCTCGATTCGCAACGGCACGCCCGAGGCGAAGGTGCGCGAGGTGTCGGTGCGTCGCAAGGTCGGCGATCACTTCACGCTCGGTGAAGAACGACCCGCCGCTCTCGAAGAGCTCGACGTGGTGCTCCTCCGTAAGGACCCGCCCTTCGACATGGAGTTCTTCTTCGACACGCACGTCGCGTCGATGGCGGACTCCGGCAAGGTGCTCGTGCTCAACGACCCGCGCGGCCTGCGCGACGCAAACGAGAAGCTCTACGCCCTGCACTTCCCCGACGTGATCCCCGAGAACCTCGTCAGCGCCGACATGGAATTGCTGAAGGAGTTCCTGGTCGACCTCGGCGGCGAGATGATCGTAAAGCCTCTCGATGGCTGCGGCGGCACGGGCATCTTCCACGTGAAGTCCGGCGACCGGAACGTGAACGCGATCCTCGAGGCGTCCACCGACACCGGACGAACCCGCGTCATGGCACAGCGTTACCTCCCCGAGGTGCGCCAGGGCGACAAACGCATCATCCTCATCGACGGCGAGCCGCTGGGCGGCGTACTGCGGGTCCCGGGCGAAGCGGAAACCCGCTCCAACTTCCACGTCGGCGGCTCGGCCGCAAAGTCCCCCCTCACCGAGCGCGACCGCGAAATCTGCGCCGCGGTGGCCCCGAAGCTGAAGGAGGACGGCCTCGTGTTCGTAGGCCTCGACGTGATCGGCGATTACCTGACCGAGGTGAACGTCACGAGCCCGACCGGCGTCCAGGAGATCAACGCCCTCGACGGCGTGAAGCTCGAGGCCAACATGCTCGACTGGATCGAGCGCCACGCCCCGGGCCGGTGA
- a CDS encoding 50S ribosomal protein L11 methyltransferase, translating into MAARKQKWTRLRLPVPLEATDAIAALCIELGAPGVVTGQTDFRRKKKTSTRVARTTRIEAYFPPDVPRRRLEKQLRTALEGVQTHFAKLDPKRANVEPFETGDYGNAWRAHFPPITVGKYLVIAPSWHDVEDEGKHILRVDPGQAFGTGHHPTTRGCLLEVEQACAKTPPKRGLDVGCGSGVLALAMRAFGVRRVAAVDNDPIAIEATIDAAKTNGLGPIATGASLQSRRGRYDLIVANLFANLLAELAPALAARLTPGGKLIVSGLLDSQEKDVRKALRGAGLRIRRRRCLSTWVTLVAQAPAAPEV; encoded by the coding sequence GTGGCGGCTCGCAAGCAGAAATGGACCCGGCTCCGGCTCCCCGTTCCGCTCGAGGCAACCGATGCGATCGCCGCGCTCTGCATCGAGCTCGGTGCCCCGGGAGTGGTGACCGGCCAAACGGATTTCCGAAGGAAGAAGAAGACCTCGACACGGGTCGCCCGCACGACGCGCATCGAGGCCTACTTCCCGCCCGACGTCCCTCGCCGTCGTCTCGAAAAGCAGCTGCGTACCGCACTCGAAGGCGTACAGACACACTTCGCCAAGCTCGACCCGAAACGCGCGAACGTGGAGCCGTTCGAAACCGGCGACTACGGAAACGCATGGCGAGCCCATTTCCCGCCGATCACGGTCGGAAAGTACCTCGTCATCGCACCGAGCTGGCACGACGTCGAAGACGAGGGGAAACACATCCTGCGCGTCGACCCGGGCCAGGCGTTCGGAACGGGCCATCATCCCACGACGCGCGGTTGTCTTCTGGAAGTCGAGCAGGCCTGTGCGAAGACTCCGCCGAAGAGAGGTCTCGACGTCGGATGCGGCTCCGGCGTTCTCGCGCTCGCGATGCGGGCGTTCGGCGTCCGCCGCGTCGCCGCGGTCGACAACGATCCGATCGCAATCGAGGCGACGATCGACGCCGCGAAGACGAACGGGCTCGGTCCCATTGCGACCGGGGCCTCGCTGCAATCGCGACGCGGACGTTACGACCTGATCGTCGCCAACCTGTTCGCGAACCTCCTCGCCGAACTCGCACCGGCGTTGGCCGCGCGACTCACGCCCGGCGGGAAGCTGATCGTGTCCGGACTTCTCGATAGTCAGGAGAAGGACGTGCGCAAGGCGCTTCGGGGCGCGGGCCTGCGGATTCGACGGCGGCGCTGTCTGTCGACGTGGGTCACGTTGGTCGCGCAAGCGCCGGCGGCACCGGAGGTGTGA
- the rpsU gene encoding 30S ribosomal protein S21 yields MPGVRVKENEPIESAIRRFKKQCEKAGILSELRKREHYEKPSVKRKKKALAARKRSLRRAARSTG; encoded by the coding sequence ATGCCTGGAGTACGAGTCAAAGAGAACGAACCAATTGAAAGCGCCATCCGACGCTTCAAGAAGCAGTGCGAAAAGGCCGGCATCCTCTCAGAGCTTCGCAAACGCGAGCACTATGAGAAGCCGAGCGTGAAGCGAAAGAAGAAGGCCCTGGCCGCCCGCAAGCGCAGCTTGCGCCGCGCCGCGCGCAGCACCGGCTAA
- a CDS encoding glycerophosphodiester phosphodiesterase family protein, with protein MPGKLADFLRIGHRGSCAEYPENTLVSFRRALEQGAQMIECDLQLTADGHVAVIHDWTLERTSDGEGAVRETSLADLQKLDAGSWKDPRFAGERIPTLDETLDTVLPGGRLNLELKCRGSEEDARRLALSAVAAVSQRDAFDRVIFSSFDATSLEALRDVSSEARIGVLWIFDPFDDAFALADRLGAGALHPRAEAVDVGVVEAARERGLAVNAWTVNEPAAMLDLVRTGVDGIISDYPGRLLEVRARLLGGEG; from the coding sequence ATGCCGGGCAAGCTCGCTGACTTCTTGCGCATCGGGCACCGCGGCTCCTGCGCCGAGTATCCCGAGAACACCCTCGTGTCCTTCCGTCGGGCCCTGGAGCAGGGCGCGCAGATGATCGAGTGCGATCTGCAGCTCACCGCGGACGGCCACGTCGCCGTGATTCACGACTGGACGCTCGAGCGCACGAGCGACGGGGAGGGCGCCGTCCGGGAGACGTCCCTGGCGGACCTCCAAAAACTCGATGCGGGCTCCTGGAAAGACCCTCGGTTCGCCGGTGAGCGGATTCCGACCCTCGATGAGACCCTAGACACGGTCCTTCCCGGCGGGCGCCTGAACCTCGAGCTCAAATGCCGGGGGTCCGAGGAGGATGCCCGTCGCCTGGCGCTCTCTGCCGTTGCCGCGGTCTCGCAACGCGATGCTTTCGACCGGGTGATCTTCTCCTCCTTTGATGCCACCAGCCTCGAGGCCCTGCGGGACGTCTCGTCCGAGGCGAGGATCGGGGTCCTGTGGATTTTCGACCCGTTCGACGACGCTTTTGCCCTGGCGGACCGCCTCGGGGCCGGAGCGCTCCATCCGCGGGCCGAGGCGGTGGACGTCGGGGTCGTAGAGGCGGCTCGGGAGAGGGGCCTCGCCGTGAACGCCTGGACGGTCAACGAACCGGCCGCGATGCTCGATCTGGTCCGGACCGGCGTGGATGGGATCATCAGCGACTACCCGGGGCGTCTGCTCGAGGTCCGGGCCCGACTGCTGGGCGGCGAAGGCTGA
- a CDS encoding RDD family protein: MSRCNECGQPVHPHQLTCGSCGASLREDRPPGAEDDTLEKPDETEGFVLSDPLDLRDGDRVAAPPPTAEKPEPAPRRRRRRVRARTRGPVSSPAFVSRAWALVVDAMILTLASATLPTIAWIGIRAAEAVSGTTELYDDVITEQLTAIGRIALVASYFVFLTASTGQTVGKGLMDLHVVRADGQPPDPLQSLMRFVGYLFSALPLGFGFILAAFTPRRALHDYLAGTVVARPRDMPNPESGDTPT, encoded by the coding sequence ATGAGCCGCTGCAACGAGTGTGGCCAGCCGGTGCACCCGCACCAACTCACGTGCGGGTCGTGCGGTGCGTCCTTGCGAGAGGATCGCCCGCCAGGCGCGGAAGACGATACACTCGAGAAGCCGGACGAGACCGAGGGTTTCGTGCTCAGCGATCCGCTGGACCTGCGAGACGGCGACCGCGTCGCTGCCCCCCCGCCCACGGCCGAGAAACCGGAGCCCGCTCCGCGCCGCCGTCGCAGGCGGGTCCGGGCGCGCACCCGCGGGCCGGTGTCGTCACCGGCGTTCGTGTCACGCGCATGGGCTCTCGTGGTCGACGCGATGATCCTCACTCTCGCCTCGGCCACCCTGCCGACGATCGCCTGGATCGGCATTCGCGCGGCCGAAGCCGTGAGTGGCACCACCGAGCTGTACGACGATGTGATCACGGAACAACTGACAGCCATCGGCCGGATCGCCCTGGTCGCGAGCTACTTCGTGTTCCTCACCGCCAGCACCGGCCAAACCGTCGGCAAGGGCCTCATGGACCTCCACGTCGTGCGGGCCGATGGCCAGCCGCCCGATCCCCTTCAGAGCCTCATGCGCTTCGTCGGGTACCTGTTCTCCGCGCTTCCCCTCGGGTTCGGATTCATCCTCGCGGCCTTCACTCCGAGACGCGCCCTCCACGACTACCTCGCGGGAACCGTAGTCGCCCGCCCGCGTGACATGCCCAACCCGGAAAGCGGAGATACGCCGACATGA
- a CDS encoding RsmE family RNA methyltransferase: protein MPRLFVDVSSDDTDRATVDADGVRHLRALRLGPGDGLEAIVGPGEVRLATIETLGKRGAKLRLGESVHLGAVDPGRPLILAVGLADFSRFDSVVEKATELGATHIVPLRTARTQIGKLTDSRRQRWHRIARAACEQCGRTQPPEISAEIGLDDVRAHLPKPSHRVVLSPNGERQWDGETGDQQPLVLFVGPEGGFTTEEVQALCRDGAHARTLGPRILRFETAAAAALAIAGTRRP, encoded by the coding sequence ATGCCGCGCCTGTTTGTCGACGTGTCGAGCGACGACACCGATCGGGCCACGGTCGATGCGGACGGCGTGCGACACCTGCGCGCGTTACGCCTCGGCCCGGGCGATGGTCTCGAAGCGATCGTCGGGCCCGGAGAGGTCCGCCTCGCGACCATCGAGACCCTCGGGAAGCGCGGGGCGAAACTTCGGCTCGGCGAGTCGGTTCACCTCGGCGCGGTCGATCCCGGCCGGCCGCTGATCCTCGCCGTCGGCCTCGCCGATTTCTCGCGTTTCGACTCGGTAGTGGAAAAGGCGACCGAGCTCGGCGCCACGCACATCGTTCCCCTACGCACGGCACGGACGCAGATCGGGAAGCTCACCGATTCACGGCGGCAGCGCTGGCACCGGATCGCACGGGCTGCGTGCGAACAGTGCGGACGCACCCAGCCGCCGGAGATCAGCGCCGAGATCGGCCTTGACGACGTGCGGGCCCATCTCCCTAAGCCGTCGCACCGGGTCGTCCTCTCGCCCAACGGCGAACGACAGTGGGACGGGGAGACCGGGGACCAGCAACCGCTCGTTCTCTTCGTCGGCCCGGAGGGCGGATTCACCACCGAGGAGGTCCAAGCGCTGTGCCGCGACGGCGCACACGCCCGAACCCTCGGACCACGCATTCTTCGGTTCGAAACGGCCGCCGCGGCCGCGCTCGCGATCGCGGGCACGAGGCGGCCATGA